One segment of Pseudophryne corroboree isolate aPseCor3 chromosome 10, aPseCor3.hap2, whole genome shotgun sequence DNA contains the following:
- the LOC134965306 gene encoding olfactory receptor 1G1-like has product MAYDRYIAICKPLHYVTVMDPSTCIMLVCSSWISGFINSMVHTIFAVHLNFCASNSVNQFFCDIPPLLKLACGSTWLNEIVLFIVGGVYGLGSFLLTLISYIHIISTILKIRSKEGQRKAFSTCASHLIVVTLFFLTSFTAYLKPTSKNVLEEERLVPVIYAVITPTLNPIIYTLRNKEFKSALRKMIGLGYLYL; this is encoded by the coding sequence ATGGCTTATGACCGATACATTGCCATCTGCAAACCACTGCATTATGTTACCGTGATGGACCCTTCTACATGCATAATGTTAGTCTGCAGCTCCTGGATCAGTGGGTTCATCAATTCCATGGTCCACACTATATTTGCTGTCCATCTCAACTTCTGCGCCTCCAATAGTGTTAACCAGTTCTTCTGTGACATCCCCCCTTTATTAAAGTTGGCTTGTGGCAGTACATGGCTTAATGAGATTGTTCTATTCATTGTTGGAGGAGTTTATGGACTCGGGTCTTTCCTATTAACATTAATCTCTTACATTCATATTATTTCCACCATATTGAAAATCAGATctaaagaaggacaaagaaaggccTTCTCCACTTGTGCTTCCCACCTCATTGTTGTAACATTATTCTTTTTAACATCTTTCACAGCTTATTTGAAACCTACTTCTAAGAATGTATTGGAAGAGGAGAGATTAGTTCCTGTGATCTATGCTGTTATCACACCAACACTAAACCCCATCATATATACCCTGAGGAACAAGGAATTCAAAAGTGCATTAAGGAAAATGATAGGTCTTGGCTACTTGTACCTTTAA